A region from the Peromyscus leucopus breed LL Stock chromosome 9, UCI_PerLeu_2.1, whole genome shotgun sequence genome encodes:
- the LOC114709616 gene encoding LOW QUALITY PROTEIN: uncharacterized protein LOC114709616 (The sequence of the model RefSeq protein was modified relative to this genomic sequence to represent the inferred CDS: deleted 1 base in 1 codon) — protein sequence MGQTVTTPLSLTLNHWSDVKARGNKEGVVIKKNKWTTLCKAEWVMMEIGWPREGTFNLSLISQVEGKVFAPSPHGHPDQVPYIAMWRLLATEPPPWVRLFLSPPAPRQQQHSPNPGAEEAGAGDRPLAGDRPLPGTLPPWRCATTDSGTAGEARFGEGGPGGAASPVDAESPRPECYSPPTTPPLPPAPPTSSTAPLLPPAPPTSSTAPPLPLAPPASSLYPVLPRKDPPKAPVFPPDPNSPLIDLLTEDPPPYPGNRAPEGPAVPAGVPEGPAAPAEAPEQPLRREREDEAPAPSPIAGRLRGRRDEPAKEFRAFPLREGPNHQLQYWPFSASDLYNWKQHNPPFSKDPVALTNLIESILVTHKPTWEDCQQLLQTLLTVEEKQRVFLEAQKQVPGDDGRPTQLPNIIDAAFPLTHPNWDFATPEGREHLRLYRQLLLAGLRGAARRPTNLAQVRNVIQGKEETPAAFLERLREAYRMYTPYDPEDPGQHAPGVILSFIYQSSPDIRAKLQRLEGLHSLSLSDLLREAEKVFNKRETPEEREERMWQRQEERDKKRHREISKVLATVVSQGQGGQGQEPPPEPRITLKIGGQPVTFLVDTGAQHSVLTHTGGSLSDHTALVQGATGSRRYRWTTERKVQLASGQNPRQVREFLGTAGYCRLWIPGFAEMAAPLYPLTKPGVMFHWGEEQQQAFQRIKRTLLESPALGLPDLTKPFELFMDENSGFAKGVLVQRLGPWKRPVAYLSKKLDPVAAGWPPCLRMVAAIAVLLKDAGKLTLGQPLTVLSSHVVEALVRQPPDRWLSNSRMTHYQALLLDTDRVVFGPVVSLNPATLLPLPDPSEEHNCLQILAEAHGTRSDLTDQPLSNPYFIWFTDGSSFLQEGERRAGAAVTTESEVVWASPLPPGTSAQRAELIALTQALRMAGGKRLTVYTDSRYAFATAHVHGEIYRRRGLLTSEGKEIKNKKEILDLLRALFLPHQLSIIHCPGHQKDDSVVARGNRLADLTARTVALQFPRGDQLLVLQDQQPSRDPMPYSPEDQELAKKMGAEWIKFLHALTHLSKNKMRALLADEASDTVLLNQEQVLQQVTSNCPACAQVNPGKAHLSRGSRLRGHRPGVHWELDFTEVKPGLYGYRYLLIFVDTYSEWTEVFHTKKETANVVTKKLLEEIFPRYGMPQILGSDNGPSFVSQVSQKVARLLGIDWKLHCAYRPQSSGQVERANRTIKETLTKLTLATGTRDLVLLLPLALYRARNTPGPHGLTPFEIMYGAPPPIVIFLHPDISSFATSPTLEAHLQALQLVQKTVWKPLADAYREQLNRPVVPHPFKIGDSVWVLRHQSKNLEPRWKGPYTVLLTTPTALKVDGTAAWVHASHVKGAKEPDEAESTETSTWKVQCSPNPLKIRLTRGSP from the exons ATGGGGCAGACTGTCACCACCCCCCTGAGCCTCACGCTTAACCACTGGTCAGACGTGAAGGCACGAGGCAACAAGGAGGGAGTtgtaatcaagaaaaataaatggaccACCCTTTGCAAGGCTGAATGGGTCATGATGGAAATAGGATGGCCTCGCGAGGGAACCTTTAACCTCAGTCTTATTTCACAGGTGGAGGGAAAAGTTTTCGCTCCGAGTCCCCATGGCCACCCAGACCAGGTCCCATACATCGCCATGTGGAGACTCCTGGCGACAGAACCCCCTCCATGGGTTAggctgtttctctcccctccagccccccGGCAGCAGCAGCACTCGCCTAATCCCGGGGCCGAGGAAGCCGGGGCGGGGGACCGCCCCCTGGCTGGCGACCGGCCACTGCCGGGCACACTTCCACCGTGGCGGTGCGCCACGACCGACTCCGGGACGGCTGGGGAGGCCCGGTTTGGGGAAGGTGGCCCGGGAGGGGCGGCGTCACCCGTGGATGCCGAGTCACCCCGCCCCGAGTGTTACAGCCCCCCGACAACGCCACCGCTCCCTCCCGCCCCTCCTACCTCCTCCACAGCACCACTGCTCCCTCCCGCCCCTCCTACCTCCTCCACAGCACCACCGCTCCCTCTcgcccctcctgcctcctccctttaCCCTGTTCTCCCACGAAAGGATCCCCCTAAGGCTCCTGTCTTTCCCCCAGACCCCAATTCACCTCTTATTGACCTCCTAACAGAGGACCCACCACCATACCCAGGGAATCGGGCGCCGGAGGGACCAGCGGTCCCTGCAGGGGTGCCGGAGGGACCGGCAGCCCCTGCAGAGGCGCCTGAACAGCCTCTAAGGAGAGAGCGGGAGGATGAGGCTCCGGCTCCCTCCCCAATTGCCGGTCGCCTACGAGGAAGGCGCGACGAACCAGCCAAAGAATTCAGGGCCTTCCCCCTTAGGGAAGGTCCTAATCACCAGCTCCAATACTGGCCATTTTCGGCCTCTGATCTCTATAACTGGAAGCAGCATAATCCTCCTTTCTCTAAGGACCCTGTTGCCTTGACTAACCTGATTGAGTCCATTTTAGTGACCCACAAGCCCACTTGGGAAGATTGTCAGCAGTTACTGCAGACCCTCCTAACGGTGGAGGAGAAGCAGCGAGTCTTCCTGGAGGCTCAGAAGCAGGTTCCAGGAGACGATGGAAGACCCACTCAATTGCCTAATATCATTGatgcagcctttcccctcacccaCCCGAACTGGGACTTCGCGACCCCAGAAGGTAGGGAGCACCTacgtctctatcgccagttgctcttGGCGGGTCTCCGAGGGGCTGCTAGACGCCCTACCAATTTGGCTCAGGTTAGGAATGTGATCCAGGGAAAGGAGGAGACGCCGGCAGCGTTCTTGGAAAGACTTAGAGAGGCTTATAGGATGTATACCCCGTACGATccggaagatccaggacag cacgcGCCGGGTGTCATCTTGTCTTTCATCTATCAGTCAAGTCCAGATATAAGGGCCAAGTTACAGAGACTAGAAGGATTGCATTCACTCAGTTTGTCAGATTTattgagagaggcagagaaagtgttTAATAAGAGAGAAACTCCCGAAGAGCGGGAGGAGAGGAtgtggcagagacaagaagagagagataaaaaacGTCATAGGGAAATAAGTAAAGTCCTGGCCACTGTAGTGTCTCAGGGACAG GGAGGTCAGGGCCAGGAGCCCCCACCTGAGCCTAGGATAACTCTCAAGATTGGGGGGCAGCCAGTGACCTTCCTAGTGGACACCGGAGCTCAACATTCAGTCCTGACCCATACCGGAGGCTCTCTCAGTGACCACACAGCTTTGGTCCAGggggccacaggtagcaggaggtaTCGATGGACCACCGAGAGAAAGGTTCAGCTGGCATCTGGACAG AACCCCCGCCAGGTGAGGGAGTTCCTGGGTACAGCCGGCTACTGCCGCCTCTGGATCCCAGGTTTTGCTGAGATGGCTGCCCCCCTGTATCCTCTCACCAAGCCTGGGGTCATGTTCCACTGGGGAGAGGAGCAACAACAGGCCTTTCAACGAATTAAGAGAACCTTACTTGAGTCACCAGCTCTTGGCCTACCAGATCTGACTAAGCCCTTTGAACTGTTCATGGACGAGAactcaggctttgcaaaaggaGTGCTGGTGCAGAGACTGGGGCCATGGAAGAGACCTGTAGCTTATCTATCCAAGAAATTGGACCCGGTAGCTGCAGGATGGCCCCCCTGTCTGCGCATGGTAGCCGCCATTGCTGTTTtgctcaaggatgcagggaaactgactttgggacAGCCATTAACTGTGTTATCCTCCCATGTGGTAGAAGCTCTGGTCCGGCAGCCCCCAGACAGGTGGCTCTCAAATTCCAGGATGACccactaccaggctctgttgCTAGACACAGACCGAGTGGTGTTCGGACCAGTTGTCTCCCTCAACCCCGcaaccctgctgcccttgccagacccatccgaggagcacaattgcctccagattctggcggAGGCCCATGGCACCCGCTCCGACCTAACAGATCAACCGCTGTCGAACCCATATTTTATCTGGTTCacggatgggagcagcttcctccaagaaggagaACGGAGGGCCGGAGCAGCCGTTACCACCGAATCAGAGGTAGTTTGGGCCTCACCGCTGCCCCCTGGAACATCGGCCCAAAGAGCAGAGCTGATCgcgctgacccaggccctccggatGGCGGGAGGTAAGAGACTCACGGTCTATACCGACAGCAGATATGCCTTCGCCACTGCCCATgtacatggagaaatctacagaagaAGAGGCCTCTTGACCTCGGAGGGTAaggaaattaagaacaaaaaggaaattttagacCTCTTAAGGGCATTGTTCCTCCCACATCAGCTCAGCATTATACATTGTCCCGGGCACCAAAAGGATGACTCTGTCGTAGCACGGGGAAATCGGCTGGCTGATCTGACAGCCCGGACAGTCGCCTTACAATTCCCTAGGGGCGACCAGCTGTTGGTCTTGCAGGACCAACAGCCAAGCAGAGACCCCATGCCCTACAGcccggaggaccaggaactagcaaagaaaatgggggcagAATGGA TCAAGTTTCTCCACGCGCTAACCCATTTAAGCAAAAACAAGATGAGGGCCCTTCTGGCTGATGAGGCTTCGGACACTGTATTATTGAATCAGGAACAGGTCCTCCAACAGGTGACTTCCAACTGCCCTGCTTGTGCCCAAGTTAATCCAGGAAAAGCCCATCTGAGCAGAGGGAGCCGCCTGCGAGGTCACCGCCCCGGAGTCCATTGGGAACTTGACTTCACCGAGGTAAAACCCGGACTGTATGGATATAGATACCTTCTGATTTTTGTAGACACATATTCAGAGTGGACAGAGGTCTTCCATACCAAGAAGGAGACCGCTAACGTGGTAACCAAGAAACTCCTGGAGGAAATTTTTCCCAGGTATGGAATGCCCCAGATATTGGGATCAGACAATGGGCCCTCCTTcgtctcccaggtaagtcagaaggtggccaggcTACTGGGGATTGATTGGAAACTCCATTGTGCATaccgcccccagagctcaggacaggtagaacgtgcaaatagaaccattaaggagactttaactaaattaacgcttgcaactggcactagagatttGGTGCTCCTACTCCCTCTAGCCCTTTACCGAGCCCGGAATACTCCTGGGCCTCATGGCCTAACCCCGTTCGAGATTATGTATGGGGCTCCCCCACCAATTGTAATtttccttcaccctgatatctcctcTTTTGCCACTAGCCCTACCCTGGAGGCAcacctccaagccctccaacTGGTACAAAAGACGGTGTGGAAACCCCTGGCCGATGCCTATCGGGAGCAACTGAATCGCCCGGTGGTGCCTCACCCATTCAAGATTGGGGACTCTGTCTGGGTCCTACGCCATCAATCCAAGAACCTAGAGCCGAGGTGGAAAGGACCATACACCGTCCTGTTAACTACTCCCACCGCACTCAAGGTTGACGGGACAGCGGCTTGGGTCCACGCGTCACATGTGAAGGGTGCCAAGGAACCCGACGAAGCTGAGAGCACCGAGACATCAACATGGAAAGTTCAATGCTCTCcaaacccactaaagataagactcaccCGGGGGTCCCCTTGA